The window GGCGGCAGAATGGCGGCGAGCCCGCCAACGCAAGCCGCCCATGTCCCGCATCGACATCCGCCACGCCCATTCCCTGTCCGCCGCCAACGCCCGCAAGGCGATCGAGGACATCGCCCGGAAGCTGCAGGAGCGCTTCGACGTGGACTACGGCTGGGAAGGCGACACCCTGAACTTCTCTCGCGCCGGCATCGACGGCCACATCGAACTGGCCGACAAGGCGCTGCACGTCTCGGCCAAGCTGGGCTTCCTGGCGGCGATGTTCAAGGACCCGATCGAAGCCGAGATCAAGCGGGTGTTGAAAGAGAAGTTCTGACCTCGCCGCGCCGTTCTTCCGTGATGCGAAAGCGTCATGGACGGTTTCTGTGGTAACGGCAGCCGCAATCGTGTTGCGCTGCGGCATACTGCGGGACCCATCACATCCGCGGAGCCAGCCCGATGTCGCGCGCCTACAACTTCAGTCCCGGGCCGGCCATGTTGCCGGAACCGG is drawn from Thermomonas brevis and contains these coding sequences:
- a CDS encoding polyhydroxyalkanoic acid system family protein, with product MSRIDIRHAHSLSAANARKAIEDIARKLQERFDVDYGWEGDTLNFSRAGIDGHIELADKALHVSAKLGFLAAMFKDPIEAEIKRVLKEKF